In Candidatus Palauibacter polyketidifaciens, a single genomic region encodes these proteins:
- a CDS encoding helicase HerA-like domain-containing protein has protein sequence MTESASNPAESVEARAAVPYADVRNPFSVDQSGAFAEYLLHDPEAMPDLAFGSRVLVEDDRHGEKVWLDGTVVRVRSTSPFHPDRETLLYMEDQADDPHRLLTGLHGPHSVQPMLVRVRLNQELTRGPDSKANTFARSAVQRPPSGSSRLFFPNLLPSTEADAPVLSQLLAIREQGIPFGAVGFGSRPYEQNGELLIYRWDIARLDNKHMFIVGESGSGKTVLLKHLALEIRQIKNPRYRVIMTDVQGDLTQLFLNNNPSDKHPAFVPLLTPQPWQRHLKDDQVLSPPDAIKNVGPFNLVLPVSRDRSDSVQFLKRLARNRGVAVHEIGMRLQDLGRPSDVEYLFRITSEQAAMLLDEEAGDLERRNTPVTIDRLEMRIRQHVQKAQKAKSSSFTSRGGTNYYTSTAWAALRALSNLKNYFDHHQPSMDLDRNPLDAFDFDGTTIVYLEHLAYEERLMWQMQLVRWLYRRKRDLKEVFVFFDEAHQIVPERPPVVGSRGTFDRLRRTFELLAREGRKFDIHLILSTQSPRDLHKIVPEQCPTRIVMKLDPGNRSYAHLDKESAMIAARFGHGQFWVKSPFNGTPDWVRIHGWAPPLPHQAMTPYWEAVKGRARTER, from the coding sequence ATGACCGAATCAGCTTCGAATCCGGCCGAGTCCGTGGAGGCGCGTGCCGCCGTCCCTTATGCCGACGTCCGTAATCCCTTCTCGGTTGACCAGTCAGGAGCGTTCGCTGAGTACCTGCTGCATGATCCAGAGGCCATGCCTGACCTTGCCTTCGGATCGCGCGTACTTGTTGAAGACGACCGGCACGGTGAAAAAGTGTGGTTGGACGGGACGGTTGTACGAGTACGGAGCACATCACCCTTTCATCCAGACCGAGAGACACTGCTCTACATGGAGGACCAGGCGGATGATCCGCATCGCTTGCTCACAGGATTACATGGTCCGCATTCCGTTCAACCGATGTTGGTACGCGTCCGGCTAAACCAAGAGCTGACCCGGGGTCCAGACTCCAAGGCGAACACATTCGCGCGATCCGCCGTGCAGCGACCGCCATCGGGTTCGAGTCGCCTGTTCTTTCCAAACCTACTTCCTAGTACCGAGGCAGATGCACCTGTTTTGTCCCAGCTATTGGCGATACGCGAACAGGGCATTCCTTTCGGGGCTGTGGGATTTGGTAGCCGTCCCTACGAACAGAATGGTGAACTTCTCATTTATCGGTGGGATATCGCACGTCTCGACAACAAACACATGTTCATTGTCGGCGAAAGTGGCAGCGGTAAGACTGTACTCCTCAAGCACCTGGCACTTGAGATCCGCCAAATCAAGAACCCCAGGTATCGGGTCATTATGACCGACGTGCAGGGAGATCTCACGCAACTCTTTCTCAACAACAACCCATCTGATAAGCACCCTGCATTTGTGCCACTCCTCACACCCCAGCCGTGGCAACGGCATCTGAAAGACGATCAGGTGCTTAGCCCGCCGGACGCGATCAAAAACGTTGGTCCGTTCAATCTCGTGCTGCCCGTGTCGAGGGACCGGTCTGATTCTGTTCAATTCCTAAAAAGGCTGGCTAGGAATCGAGGGGTGGCGGTCCATGAGATTGGGATGCGTCTCCAAGATCTTGGTAGACCCTCTGACGTAGAGTATCTCTTCCGCATTACGTCAGAGCAGGCCGCAATGCTGCTGGACGAGGAGGCTGGTGATTTGGAGCGCCGAAACACACCAGTCACCATCGACCGTCTGGAGATGAGAATCCGCCAGCATGTGCAAAAGGCGCAAAAGGCGAAGAGCAGTTCCTTTACGAGTCGCGGCGGTACCAACTACTACACATCAACGGCGTGGGCAGCCCTACGGGCACTTAGCAACCTGAAAAACTACTTTGACCATCACCAGCCGTCGATGGATCTCGACCGGAATCCGTTGGATGCTTTTGATTTTGACGGAACGACGATCGTGTATCTTGAACATCTGGCTTACGAAGAGCGGCTAATGTGGCAGATGCAGCTCGTCCGGTGGCTCTATCGCAGGAAACGAGACTTGAAAGAAGTCTTCGTGTTTTTTGACGAGGCGCACCAAATCGTGCCCGAAAGACCTCCGGTCGTGGGATCCAGGGGTACGTTTGATCGGTTGCGGCGGACATTTGAACTGCTCGCGCGAGAAGGCCGCAAGTTCGATATTCACTTGATTCTCAGCACACAAAGTCCCCGAGACCTGCACAAGATCGTTCCCGAGCAGTGTCCGACACGGATCGTAATGAAGCTGGATCCGGGGAATCGATCGTACGCGCATTTGGACAAAGAGTCAGCCATGATTGCTGCCCGCTTCGGACACGGCCAATTTTGGGTGAAATCGCCGTTCAACGGAACACCCGACTGGGTGAGGATTCACGGCTGGGCGCCGCCGTTGCCACACCAGGCCATGACACCGTACTGGGAGGCAGTGAAGGGACGAGCGAGGACAGAGCGATGA
- a CDS encoding amidohydrolase family protein: MIFRRSVPMLRRHCVFLAALAATSPLEAVTATQEILIRGGTVVTSERRFDADVRVRDGTIVEIGTGLAAGAGARVIDATGLRVMPGGVDPHVHLGGRTRDDYRTGSQAALAGGITTISNFAFPAGEQTLAEAIEREAAVIGEQAIADVILHAGITPGTEQAEMTTLGGETGQTSTKIFMVWTTFDAAVPNHMATMAEAGRAGILTMVHCEDWPILAHAIAELTAAERTSLEYFPDSRPVLAEVVACQRAVAMAEATGAPIYAVHVSSAGALRVLQEARDRGLSVFVETRPIYLHFTRERFEGPDRGLYVGQPPLREQADQDALWAGIASGSVHVLATDHVAYRREEKLDPSQTISSHRAGLSNLQVVRPMLYSEGVVRGRISEERFVAVTSTNAARLFGLYPRKGTIAVGSDADIVLWDPNETRTIRDEDMFSGAGFSVYSGWEVTGWPVMTLRRGEVVYENGEVLAGAGSGELLRRGRWRAP, encoded by the coding sequence ATGATCTTCCGACGATCCGTGCCCATGCTCCGCCGTCACTGCGTGTTCCTCGCGGCGTTGGCCGCGACCAGCCCGCTCGAGGCCGTCACGGCCACGCAGGAGATCCTCATCCGCGGGGGCACCGTCGTCACCTCGGAGAGGCGATTCGACGCGGACGTGCGGGTGCGGGACGGGACCATCGTCGAGATCGGGACCGGACTGGCCGCGGGGGCCGGCGCCCGCGTGATCGATGCCACCGGGCTGCGGGTCATGCCGGGCGGGGTGGATCCCCACGTCCACCTGGGGGGACGCACCCGCGACGACTACCGCACCGGGTCGCAGGCGGCGCTCGCGGGAGGCATCACCACGATCTCGAACTTCGCCTTTCCCGCCGGAGAGCAGACCCTCGCCGAGGCGATCGAGCGCGAGGCGGCGGTCATCGGTGAGCAGGCGATCGCGGACGTCATCCTGCACGCGGGCATCACCCCCGGAACCGAGCAGGCCGAGATGACGACCCTCGGCGGCGAAACCGGCCAGACCAGCACCAAGATCTTCATGGTGTGGACCACGTTCGACGCCGCAGTGCCCAATCATATGGCGACGATGGCCGAGGCGGGGCGCGCCGGCATCCTGACGATGGTGCACTGCGAGGATTGGCCCATCCTGGCCCACGCCATCGCCGAGCTGACAGCCGCCGAGCGCACCTCGCTCGAGTACTTCCCGGACAGCCGGCCCGTGCTCGCCGAAGTCGTCGCCTGCCAGCGCGCGGTCGCCATGGCCGAGGCCACCGGGGCGCCCATCTACGCGGTTCACGTCTCCTCCGCAGGCGCGCTGCGGGTGCTGCAGGAGGCCCGGGACCGCGGGCTCAGCGTCTTCGTCGAGACCCGCCCCATCTACCTCCACTTCACCCGCGAGCGCTTCGAGGGCCCCGACCGCGGGCTCTACGTGGGACAGCCGCCGCTTCGCGAGCAGGCCGATCAGGACGCCCTGTGGGCGGGCATCGCCAGCGGATCCGTGCACGTCCTCGCCACGGACCACGTCGCCTATCGCCGCGAGGAGAAGCTGGACCCGTCGCAGACCATCTCCAGTCACCGGGCCGGCCTGAGCAACCTCCAGGTGGTGCGGCCGATGCTCTATTCAGAGGGCGTTGTCCGGGGACGCATATCCGAGGAGCGCTTCGTGGCGGTGACCTCGACTAACGCCGCCAGGCTCTTCGGCCTCTACCCGCGCAAGGGCACGATCGCCGTGGGCTCCGACGCCGACATCGTCCTCTGGGACCCGAACGAGACGCGCACCATCCGCGACGAGGACATGTTCTCCGGCGCCGGCTTCTCGGTCTACTCGGGGTGGGAAGTCACCGGCTGGCCCGTGATGACGCTCCGCCGCGGCGAGGTGGTGTACGAGAACGGGGAGGTGCTGGCAGGGGCGGGCAGCGGTGAACTGCTGCGCCGCGGGAGATGGCGGGCGCCGTAG
- a CDS encoding type II toxin-antitoxin system VapC family toxin, translated as MLLDSNAYVQLMRGSENVAGIVRRAEEVLLSTIVLGELLYGFRYGARYERNARALRAFLDNPYVTVVPVGKTTADRYSRIAAALRAKGRPIPTNDIWIAAHAMQTGADLVSADRHFEHVEGIAWVRL; from the coding sequence GTGCTGCTCGACTCGAACGCTTATGTGCAGCTCATGCGGGGAAGCGAGAACGTAGCCGGGATCGTGCGAAGAGCCGAGGAGGTTCTGCTGTCGACGATCGTGCTCGGCGAACTGCTGTACGGCTTTCGCTACGGCGCGCGCTACGAGCGCAACGCCCGCGCGCTGCGCGCCTTCCTCGACAATCCCTACGTTACCGTGGTGCCGGTCGGAAAGACCACGGCCGACCGGTACTCGAGAATCGCGGCGGCTCTGCGAGCAAAGGGCCGCCCGATCCCCACCAACGATATCTGGATCGCCGCCCACGCCATGCAGACGGGAGCCGACCTGGTGTCGGCTGACCGCCACTTCGAGCACGTGGAAGGAATCGCCTGGGTTCGCCTCTAG
- a CDS encoding DNA-processing protein DprA encodes MRSDVAGASLTAVSILAVMKLKRIGRASALAIVDRPINETQPESCREALLYRLREQQPRVQSATISDAWARSEEQLNRGSELGVHTLSFHDEGYPARLRKISNPPALLFVKGNVQAVHAPRALAVVGTRKPTPEGKWLALRSGCIAVQSGYEIISGLAHGCDTLAHEGCLQEGGVGVAVMAHGLDRVYPAANRDLADRLLDTGGCLASEYPVGMTPSRSAFAERDRIQSGLSDGVLVVETDVRGGTMHTARFALKQERALACFHLEHLESFRSEMTRGNQKLVREGDAQPIRSRTALIEFLNDLRPPKATPPDPEPTPAIRDTQRWLGF; translated from the coding sequence ATGCGAAGTGATGTCGCCGGCGCGTCGCTGACCGCAGTCTCGATACTCGCGGTCATGAAGCTGAAGCGCATTGGGCGGGCGAGTGCCTTGGCCATCGTCGATCGGCCGATCAACGAAACACAACCCGAGAGTTGCCGCGAAGCCCTGTTGTACCGTCTTCGTGAGCAGCAACCCCGCGTTCAGTCCGCCACGATCTCGGATGCCTGGGCCAGGAGCGAGGAGCAGCTGAACCGAGGCTCTGAGCTAGGCGTGCACACTTTATCATTCCACGATGAAGGGTATCCTGCTCGTCTGCGGAAGATCTCCAATCCGCCGGCGCTGCTGTTCGTGAAGGGCAACGTGCAGGCCGTGCACGCGCCGCGGGCCTTGGCGGTGGTAGGAACACGCAAGCCAACGCCCGAGGGGAAGTGGCTGGCGCTGAGATCGGGATGCATAGCTGTTCAGAGCGGCTATGAGATCATCAGCGGCCTCGCTCATGGCTGCGACACTCTTGCGCACGAGGGGTGCCTTCAGGAGGGAGGCGTCGGAGTAGCAGTTATGGCGCACGGACTGGACAGAGTCTACCCGGCGGCGAATCGTGACTTGGCGGACCGGCTCCTGGACACCGGAGGCTGCCTGGCGAGCGAGTACCCGGTGGGCATGACGCCGTCACGCTCAGCGTTCGCTGAACGTGACCGTATCCAGAGTGGACTCTCCGATGGCGTGCTCGTCGTCGAAACGGATGTTCGGGGTGGGACGATGCATACTGCGCGCTTTGCTCTCAAGCAGGAACGGGCGCTCGCGTGCTTCCACCTCGAGCACTTGGAGAGCTTTCGTTCGGAGATGACCCGGGGCAACCAGAAACTCGTCCGGGAGGGGGACGCGCAGCCGATCAGAAGTCGCACGGCACTCATCGAGTTCCTCAACGATCTGCGGCCGCCGAAAGCGACGCCGCCTGATCCCGAGCCCACGCCCGCGATTCGTGACACGCAGAGGTGGCTCGGATTCTAA
- a CDS encoding phosphoribosyltransferase encodes MLKWSEFRGWMAFDRLSEDEGVTRAFTVGYRFNDDPADPWTARFNAFKRQPHAALRRAGAMMRDAVPSLVEGLAEDLGLVTSKTVFVPALSSSETVASPGGVLWRLAQFCAECSGVEFAGERITKNAHEQLHGHHDASKRSAILAAADFRSEEIRADNVLILDDFITRGSTMSHLARAMLERNPELLIFAVALGKTERRSYCRENFGVEISNEHVPSRWERRWLDAK; translated from the coding sequence GTGCTTAAGTGGAGTGAGTTTCGCGGCTGGATGGCTTTCGACAGGTTATCCGAGGACGAGGGCGTGACGCGCGCGTTCACGGTCGGCTACCGCTTCAACGATGATCCCGCGGACCCGTGGACGGCTCGCTTCAACGCATTCAAAAGGCAGCCGCACGCTGCCCTCCGTCGTGCAGGAGCGATGATGCGGGATGCTGTCCCCAGTCTCGTTGAAGGTCTCGCCGAAGACCTTGGGCTCGTTACCTCGAAGACAGTCTTCGTCCCGGCGTTATCGTCAAGCGAAACGGTCGCGTCCCCCGGCGGCGTACTGTGGCGCTTGGCGCAGTTCTGTGCCGAATGCTCGGGCGTGGAATTCGCGGGGGAACGGATCACGAAGAACGCGCACGAGCAACTCCACGGGCACCACGACGCCTCGAAGAGGAGCGCCATTCTGGCCGCCGCCGATTTCAGGTCGGAAGAGATACGCGCCGATAACGTCCTGATTCTCGACGACTTCATCACGAGGGGTAGCACGATGTCGCACCTCGCGCGAGCCATGCTCGAGCGGAATCCTGAGCTCCTGATCTTCGCCGTCGCGCTCGGCAAGACGGAACGCCGTAGCTACTGTCGCGAGAATTTCGGCGTAGAGATATCGAACGAGCATGTGCCAAGTCGGTGGGAGAGGAGGTGGCTCGATGCGAAGTGA
- a CDS encoding HAD-IA family hydrolase: MIIFDFDLTLVDTKPVETLRAAKEWRLVMARVPELEVYDGVHELLSELDANRQRLAIVTKSPDMIPRAFVRRYGWPVDIVIGYHQVRKHKPDPEGLVRAMCQASATSAQTFHVGDHPEDTEASQRAGIAAIGAGWGSTDVALLRASNPDYLFTSVQECREFLLSVP, from the coding sequence GTGATTATCTTCGATTTCGATCTCACCCTCGTCGACACGAAGCCCGTTGAAACACTGCGAGCGGCCAAAGAATGGCGCTTGGTCATGGCTCGGGTGCCGGAGCTGGAAGTATACGATGGCGTGCACGAGCTCCTCTCCGAGCTCGATGCGAACCGCCAGAGGCTCGCGATTGTCACCAAGAGCCCGGACATGATTCCCCGGGCGTTCGTGCGTCGGTACGGGTGGCCAGTCGACATCGTGATCGGTTACCACCAGGTGAGGAAGCACAAGCCGGACCCGGAGGGTCTGGTTCGGGCCATGTGCCAGGCCAGCGCGACGAGCGCTCAGACATTTCACGTCGGAGATCACCCCGAGGATACGGAAGCCTCCCAACGGGCTGGCATCGCGGCAATAGGGGCGGGGTGGGGATCGACAGATGTCGCACTTCTCAGAGCATCGAATCCCGATTACCTGTTCACGTCTGTGCAGGAGTGCCGGGAATTCCTGTTGTCAGTCCCGTAG
- a CDS encoding DNA double-strand break repair nuclease NurA gives MLDNLFTGALTSLRNDADYRKLPPRGPPTDLPALSAEALEALQQTVYGQQLDLKSHAYHSIELAEDHATPRPLPLPDRHDVAGVHIHSIDGSNQRFDHASFYFIIARSALVSFKYSESPDKPYTNHKTLDSAGLLLVDGNAFDDNLYSHVRRPASGSENFDLLALALDPEGLSEPLLYRHKAGAANSNPGSQALGLAVSLQQNLELALLRDVPFHQRGVCIRDGPLFSTSVSPADTVSGLAPVFQWHEQVLVSVSKRVSESTLLLELLLGQSDLRDHWFPGQNITRSTLESVSTDSVLLPRIMSPGDRTPLVRAVPRARRKVVDQEEELAPLVCYYLSRSRPHRYIRMEVPQFMWERDCEKVEWALRLVAWQHELGRKAPLIQMQADRCCQLTSEISRLRWRATAALHNSNLNIPEVYV, from the coding sequence ATGCTTGACAACCTCTTCACCGGCGCGCTAACCTCGCTCCGCAACGACGCGGACTACCGCAAGCTGCCACCACGAGGTCCCCCCACCGACTTGCCTGCCCTGTCAGCAGAGGCACTAGAAGCACTCCAGCAGACCGTTTATGGGCAACAACTGGATTTAAAGTCTCACGCCTACCACTCCATAGAACTGGCGGAAGACCACGCGACACCACGTCCCCTCCCACTTCCGGACCGTCACGACGTCGCTGGAGTTCATATCCACAGTATCGACGGCAGTAATCAACGCTTCGATCATGCATCATTCTACTTCATCATAGCCCGGAGCGCTCTGGTATCATTCAAGTATTCGGAATCGCCCGATAAGCCATATACGAACCACAAGACTCTTGATTCTGCCGGGTTGCTGTTGGTGGACGGTAATGCATTCGATGACAACCTGTATTCACACGTCAGGAGACCCGCCTCCGGGTCCGAGAATTTCGACCTGCTGGCTTTAGCGCTAGACCCTGAAGGGCTCTCCGAGCCTCTCTTGTACCGGCACAAAGCGGGCGCGGCCAACAGCAACCCCGGATCTCAGGCACTAGGCTTGGCCGTGAGTCTACAGCAGAATCTAGAACTCGCACTGCTACGAGATGTCCCCTTTCACCAACGTGGCGTGTGCATTCGAGATGGCCCGCTGTTCTCGACTAGCGTTTCTCCTGCCGACACGGTGTCTGGGCTGGCTCCTGTCTTCCAATGGCACGAGCAGGTTTTGGTATCCGTCTCAAAACGGGTTTCTGAGTCCACGCTGCTGCTTGAGCTATTGCTTGGTCAATCAGATCTGCGCGACCACTGGTTTCCGGGGCAGAACATCACTCGTTCGACTCTAGAGTCCGTGTCTACGGATTCGGTGTTGCTGCCTAGGATTATGAGTCCTGGTGATCGAACACCGCTAGTTCGAGCGGTTCCACGCGCACGGAGAAAAGTCGTTGACCAAGAGGAGGAGTTAGCACCGCTGGTATGTTACTACCTTAGTCGCTCCCGACCTCATCGGTACATTCGGATGGAGGTTCCGCAGTTTATGTGGGAGCGTGACTGTGAAAAGGTAGAGTGGGCCCTGCGTTTGGTGGCGTGGCAGCACGAACTAGGCAGAAAAGCACCGTTGATCCAGATGCAGGCTGATCGATGCTGCCAACTAACGTCGGAAATATCTAGGTTACGCTGGCGAGCAACCGCGGCGTTACATAACAGCAACCTCAATATTCCAGAGGTCTACGTATGA
- a CDS encoding agmatinase family protein — translation MIEAMTSRPSSTALLLCGLLLAACEVPPPESGEVAATDAPADTVTDAAPDTVPEREPLPADSAIIRLDASDPNLAVWQDRDISGDPPREPGPIEVGSVLTFFGLPIARTPEDLVAGEVEVAFMGAPVDMGVGYRGAGEGPTALRAMRRSVGSMETMISWRSELTAVDYGNAPIDNLSVERSMPPIRRMVREIAETGAIPVIIGGDHSIEFANVAGLADVYGKENVGVIHFDAHYDAGDARHGHLISHAQPVRRLIDDGHILGRNFIQVGLRGSWPGPSGFEWMRANDMRYHTMAEIDRDGWTNVMTEVLDQANEGPEYLHISFDIDVMDPAYTSGTGTPVPGGLTPREVFYMVRGLCSENNVVGFDLVELNPLVDPGYTTMLNAKKIVDECMTGIALRKLGLGNRDYLSPLTRDDGRR, via the coding sequence GTGATTGAAGCCATGACATCCCGCCCGTCTTCCACCGCCCTCCTCCTTTGTGGCCTGCTGCTGGCGGCGTGCGAGGTTCCGCCGCCGGAATCAGGCGAGGTCGCGGCCACGGATGCGCCGGCGGACACCGTTACGGACGCTGCCCCCGACACCGTCCCCGAACGGGAGCCGCTCCCGGCCGACTCGGCCATCATCCGGCTCGACGCGAGCGACCCCAACCTCGCGGTGTGGCAGGACCGGGACATCTCCGGGGATCCTCCGCGGGAACCGGGACCCATCGAGGTCGGATCCGTCCTCACCTTCTTCGGGCTGCCGATCGCGCGCACGCCCGAGGACCTCGTCGCGGGCGAGGTCGAAGTCGCCTTCATGGGGGCGCCGGTCGACATGGGGGTGGGGTACCGCGGGGCGGGCGAGGGACCGACCGCGCTCCGGGCCATGCGGCGCAGCGTGGGCAGCATGGAGACGATGATCTCGTGGCGAAGCGAACTCACGGCGGTCGATTACGGCAACGCGCCCATCGACAACCTGAGCGTGGAGCGCAGCATGCCGCCGATCCGCCGCATGGTGCGCGAGATCGCGGAGACGGGCGCCATCCCCGTGATCATCGGGGGGGACCACTCGATCGAGTTCGCCAACGTGGCGGGACTCGCGGATGTGTACGGCAAGGAGAACGTCGGCGTCATCCACTTCGACGCGCACTACGATGCGGGGGACGCCCGGCACGGCCACCTGATCTCGCACGCGCAGCCGGTGCGCCGCCTGATCGATGACGGCCACATCCTCGGCCGGAACTTCATCCAGGTGGGGTTGCGGGGCAGTTGGCCGGGGCCGTCGGGCTTCGAGTGGATGCGGGCGAACGACATGCGGTACCACACGATGGCCGAGATCGACCGGGACGGCTGGACGAACGTCATGACCGAAGTCCTCGACCAGGCGAACGAAGGCCCCGAATACCTGCACATCTCCTTCGACATCGACGTCATGGACCCGGCCTACACCTCGGGCACGGGGACGCCGGTGCCGGGAGGCCTGACGCCCCGGGAGGTCTTCTACATGGTCCGCGGGCTCTGCTCGGAGAACAACGTGGTGGGCTTCGACCTGGTCGAACTCAACCCGCTCGTCGACCCCGGCTACACGACCATGCTCAACGCCAAGAAGATCGTGGACGAGTGCATGACGGGCATCGCTCTCCGGAAGCTCGGCCTCGGCAACCGCGACTACCTGAGTCCCCTCACGCGCGACGACGGCCGCCGGTAG
- a CDS encoding type II toxin-antitoxin system HicB family antitoxin, translating to MYKYEIILYWSDDDQAFVAEAPELPGCMAHGDDHESALSNIKDAMQLWIDRARELGRPVPEPKGQRLVPA from the coding sequence ATGTACAAGTACGAGATCATTCTCTACTGGAGCGACGATGATCAGGCTTTCGTCGCCGAGGCGCCCGAGTTGCCCGGGTGCATGGCGCACGGAGACGATCACGAGAGCGCCTTGAGCAACATCAAGGATGCAATGCAGCTGTGGATCGACCGGGCACGTGAGTTGGGACGGCCCGTACCGGAACCGAAGGGCCAGCGCCTGGTGCCGGCTTGA
- a CDS encoding DUF6119 family protein, which yields MGSSHYFSIYLLKPSYNASSALRDDHDLVPNVTADRLPPGASLYLSEKIPIQVWWKEYFGIDRDLKQAFKGALVFVPASERIFAFSFGRAYHSLKNASYEPDFGLRVTLNLVDANKIKNTDIVEPANARRRRTQVPVLSDLTIFDFDHDSSVLKNLAGKAKAAHEHLVRNVSGQDSLRISSDVEASNLPMLCEELLTHYQSNDYENVFPGIRAISRVKDPSLIEQLEEKLVLGLRGTDPALLLGVPDFVDYARPVQIRYRGAGGKFVRDDVALELYYEYLYTRNVSPESIELEDLQRHKIELVDEDMRPGDRHSIRKALIYDTHLEGESAGYHLLEDVWYRVERDYMQMLETDIGEMFQDTDLPPYTHDHKDEKDYNSKMEEEHSGALCLDGEDISPAGATQVEPCDFLCVEGSEGDGEPDVTFVHVKRSTRSSGLSHLFSQGTGAMELLLSESDSVERLEALVANREERLGGVRLAERLGDRTVRVVFAVVTNKDPRRTWRNLPLFSRINLRRAKRQFQLMGVPVAIGYIRNETSGA from the coding sequence ATGGGTTCCAGTCACTACTTTTCGATTTACCTACTAAAACCCAGCTACAACGCGTCGTCGGCTCTGCGCGACGATCACGACCTCGTCCCGAACGTCACGGCGGATCGTCTGCCCCCAGGCGCTTCCCTGTATCTGTCCGAAAAAATACCGATACAGGTCTGGTGGAAGGAATATTTTGGCATCGATCGTGATCTCAAGCAGGCATTCAAAGGCGCTCTCGTCTTCGTTCCGGCGTCCGAGAGAATATTTGCCTTCTCATTCGGTCGCGCCTATCACAGCCTGAAGAACGCGAGCTACGAACCTGATTTTGGGTTGCGAGTCACACTCAATCTCGTCGACGCCAACAAGATCAAGAATACGGATATCGTCGAGCCAGCCAACGCCCGTCGGCGACGGACCCAGGTCCCTGTGTTGTCAGACTTAACGATCTTTGATTTCGATCACGACAGCTCGGTACTCAAGAACCTTGCTGGCAAAGCAAAGGCGGCTCATGAACACCTTGTTCGAAACGTGTCTGGTCAAGACAGTCTCCGGATCAGCTCGGATGTTGAGGCATCGAATCTCCCTATGCTGTGCGAAGAGTTGTTGACGCACTACCAGTCGAATGACTATGAGAATGTATTTCCAGGGATTCGCGCCATTTCCCGGGTTAAAGATCCATCCCTTATCGAGCAGCTTGAGGAAAAGCTGGTGCTCGGTTTGAGAGGAACCGATCCGGCATTGTTACTTGGGGTGCCAGACTTTGTGGACTACGCTAGGCCGGTCCAGATCAGATACCGTGGTGCGGGTGGCAAGTTTGTACGAGATGATGTCGCGCTCGAATTGTACTACGAATATTTGTATACGAGGAACGTGTCGCCGGAATCGATCGAGCTGGAGGACCTTCAGCGACACAAGATCGAGCTCGTGGACGAAGACATGCGGCCGGGAGACAGGCATTCAATTAGGAAGGCGTTGATCTATGACACGCACTTGGAGGGAGAATCGGCCGGCTATCACCTGTTAGAGGACGTGTGGTATCGCGTGGAGAGAGATTATATGCAAATGCTGGAGACGGATATAGGAGAAATGTTTCAAGACACCGATCTACCTCCGTATACGCATGACCATAAGGATGAGAAGGACTACAACAGTAAGATGGAGGAAGAGCATAGCGGAGCGCTCTGTTTGGACGGTGAAGACATTTCTCCGGCGGGTGCGACGCAGGTAGAGCCCTGCGATTTCCTATGCGTGGAGGGGAGCGAGGGCGATGGGGAACCAGACGTCACGTTCGTCCACGTGAAGCGGTCTACGAGATCGAGCGGGCTGAGTCATTTATTTAGCCAAGGTACAGGGGCCATGGAGTTGCTGCTGTCGGAATCGGATTCAGTAGAGAGGTTGGAAGCGTTGGTGGCGAACCGCGAGGAGAGGTTGGGGGGTGTGCGATTGGCGGAAAGGCTCGGAGATAGGACGGTTCGGGTTGTCTTTGCCGTCGTGACGAACAAGGATCCACGCCGAACGTGGCGGAACCTACCGCTCTTCTCGAGGATCAATCTCCGCCGTGCGAAGCGCCAGTTTCAGTTGATGGGCGTCCCGGTGGCGATAGGATACATCCGGAACGAAACTTCAGGCGCGTAG